A single genomic interval of Gossypium raimondii isolate GPD5lz chromosome 11, ASM2569854v1, whole genome shotgun sequence harbors:
- the LOC105804767 gene encoding casein kinase 1-like protein HD16 translates to MPELRSGARRSKRLGDLEPPSQPVVQAENWVLPAQNRSRRRVGGRGRGNAVGVAKGPSPAVPTRPRAAGRGRGIRLTDFDPELCQVLPEAAPLAAAEPVFNQAEVVADKDIAMEGGSGDKIVGVEEEASTTPVPEMVQVGNSPAYKVERKLGKGGFGQVYVGRRVSGGSDRIGPDAIEVALKLEHRNSKGCNYGPPYEWQVYNTLNGCYGIPGVHYKGRQGDFYILVMDMLGPSLWDVWNSLGQSMSPNMVACIAVEAISILEKLHLKGFVHGDVKPENFLLGQPGSVDEKKLYLIDLGLASRWKDAHSDKHIDYDQRPDVFRGTIRYASVHAHLGRTGSRRDDLESLAYTLIFLIKGRLPWQGYQGDDKSFLVCKKKMGTSPELMCCFCPAPFKQFLEAVINMKFDEEPNYAKLISFFESLIDPCIPLRPIRIDGALKVGQKRGRLVINLEEDEQPKKKVRLGSPATQWVSVYNARRPMKQRYHYNVADSRLHQHVEKGNEDALFISCVASAANLWALIMDAGTGFTSQVYELSAVFLHKDWIMEQWERNYYISSIAGANNGSSLVVMSKGTPYTQQSYKVSESFPFKWINKKWKEGFHVTSMTTAGSRWGVVMSRNAGFSDQVVELDFLYPSEGIHRRWESGYRITSMAATVDQAAFILSIPKRKTMDETQETLRTSAFPSTHVKEKWAKNLYIASICYGRTVC, encoded by the exons ATGCCAGAATTGCGAAGTGGAGCCCGGAGATCGAAACGCCTTGGTGATCTTGAGCCTCCTTCTCAGCCTGTTGTTCAAGCAGAGAATTGGGTACTGCCTGCTCAAAACAGATCAAGGAGGAGAGTTGGTGGAAGAGGAAGGGGTAATGCTGTAGGTGTGGCCAAAGGACCCTCACCAGCGGTACCCACAAGGCCAAGAGCTGCTGGTAGAGGCCGGGGCATTAGGTTGACAGATTTTGACCCTGAGCTTTGTCAAGTTCTTCCTGAGGCTGCACCTTTGGCTGCGGCTGAACCTGTTTTCAACCAAGCAGAGGTAGTGGCAGATAAAGATATTGCGATGGAGGGTGGAAGTGGTGACAAAATAGTGGGAGTTGAAGAAGAAGCTAGCACAACCCCGGTTCCTGAAATG GTACAAGTGGGCAATTCTCCTGCATATAAGGTAGAAAGGAAATTGGGTAAGGGTGGTTTTGGCCAAGTTTATGTCGGCCGAAGGGTAAGTGGCGGTAGTGATAGAATTGGACCAGATGCAATTGAG GTAGCCTTGAAGTTAGAGCACCGAAACAGTAAAGGTTGCAATTATGGTCCACCTTATGAGTGGCAAGTCTACAA TACCCTAAATGGATGCTATGGGATTCCTGGGGTGCACTACAAGGGTCGCCAGGGAGACTTCTACATTCTG GTAATGGATATGCTTGGTCCTAGTCTCTGGGATGTTTGGAATTCTCTAGGACAATC GATGTCACCAAATATGGTTGCCTGCATTGCAGTGGAGGCAATATCAATTCTTGAAAAGCTTCATTTAAAGGG GTTTGTGCATGGCGACGTGAAACCTGAGAATTTTCTATTAGGTCAACCAGGATCAGTCGATGAGAAGAAGCTATATCTTATTGATCTTGGTTTAG CCTCTAGATGGAAAGATGCACACTCTGATAAACACATTGATTATGATCAGAGGCCTGATGTATTCAG GGGAACAATTAGGTATGCTAGTGTACATGCTCATTTAGGTCGGACTGGAAGTCGTAGGGATGACCTTGAGTCATTGGCATACACATTGATATTTCTCATAAAAGGACGGTTACCATGGCAGGGTTATCAG GGGGATGACAAAAGTTTTCTGGTTTGCAAGAAAAAGATGGGTACATCTCCAGAGTTGATGTGCTGCTTTTGTCCTGCCCCGTTCAAGCAGTTTCTTGAAGCTGTTATAAATATGAAGTTTGATGAGGAGCCCAATTATGCCAAGCTCATATCCTTCTTTGAAAGCCTAATTGATCCATGCATACCATTGAGACCAATTAGAATTGATGGAGCTCTTAAG GTTGGGCAAAAGCGTGGAAGATTAGTCATTAAtttggaagaagatgagcaacCTAAGAAAAAAGTACGACTGGGTAGTCCTGCTACTCAGTGGGTTTCTGTTTACAATGCACGACGTCCCATGAAGCAGCG ATATCACTACAACGTAGCAGATTCAAGGTTGCATCAGCATGTAGAGAAGGGTAATGAAGATGCATTGTTTATTAGTTGTGTGGCTTCAGCGGCAAATCTCTGGGCCCTGATCATGGATGCGGGAACAGGTTTCACTTCCCAGGTTTATGAATTGTCAGCAGTCTTTCTGCACAAG GATTGGATTATGGAGCAGTGGGAAAGGAACTACTATATTAGTTCAATAGCTGGAGCAAATAACGGGAGTTCCTTGGTTGTTATGTCGAAAG GAACTCCTTACACTCAGCAGTCCTACAAAGTAAGCGAATCTTTTCCCTTCAAATGGATAAACAAGAAGTGGAAAGAGGGGTTTCATGTAACATCAATGACAACTGCTGGGAGTCGCTGGGGTGTAGTGATGTCGAGGAACGCTGGATTCTCTGACCAG GTTGTGGAGCTTGATTTTTTGTATCCAAGCGAAGGAATACATCGGCGATGGGAAAGTGGTTACCGGATAACATCTATGGCTGCGACCGTAGATCAAGCTGCCTTCATACTGAGCATTCCAAAACGAAAAACGATGGATGAAACTCAGGAAACTCTTCGCACATCTGCCTTTCCAAGCACCCATGTAAAG GAAAAATGGGCAAAAAATCTCTACATTGCATCGATTTGTTATGGGCGGACGGTCTGCTAA
- the LOC105801247 gene encoding uncharacterized protein LOC105801247 has product EPPFPNYPFHKEALRVTYGDDDSSDFDSDHSPTLSLPANSNPETEETLSSPLPPPPVSLLHPPNSLGSLDYLQTGQPSRVRSFPHVEGNYALHVYIPVFIPSISKKEMGQFLKRVSSVVPNLHVVDIDVPLNTLCKEEHKLEQVALGREFQISLGRTVPIRVHQIDSIVTMLRQKLQFQKRYWIDFNKWEVFINDDRTRTFLSLEVVTEGLPEITKQIQAVNEVYKFHNLPEFYKDPRPHISLAWALGDVSGSLKKVVEQETKSSVFRGSLQSRICTSKVGGIECKIGNRTHIICKSPDQ; this is encoded by the exons GAGCCACCTTTCCCAAATTATCCATTCCATAAGGAAGCGCTAAGAGTAACATATGGAGACGACGACTCATCGGACTTCGACTCCGACCACTCCCCTACGCTGTCTCTTCCCGCCAATTCCAATCCCGAAACGGAGGAGACGCTGTCGTCTCCTCTCCCTCCGCCTCCTGTTTCTCTCCTTCACCCTCCCAATTCCCTTG GATCTTTGGATTACTTACAAACTGGTCAGCCTAGTAGAGTGAGAAGTTTCCCTCACGTCGAAGGCAACTATGCTTTGCACGTTTACATTCCAG tttttaTACCGTCTATATCAAAGAAAGAGATGGGTCAATTTTTGAAGAGAGTTTCATCCGTGGTTCCCAATCTCCATGTTGTGGATATTGATGTTCCATTGAATACACTGTGTAAAGAAGAACATAAACTTGAACAAGTGGCATTGGGAAGGGAATTCCAGATAAGTTTAGGAAGGACAGTTCCTATTAGAGTTCACCAGATTGACTCTATTGTAACAATGCTTCGCCAGaaacttcaatttcaaaagCG GTATTGGATTGATTTTAACAAATGGGAGGTTTTTATCAATGATGATCGAACGCGCACCTTTCTTTCACTCGAAGTCGTTACGGAAGGATTACCCGAG ATAACTAAGCAAATTCAGGCTGTTAACGAGGTTTACAAGTTTCACAATCTTCCCGAGTTCTATAAG GATCCAAGGCCTCATATATCATTGGCTTGGGCACTAGGTGACGTTAGTGGTTCCCTTAAGAAAGTGGTCGAGCAGGAAACAAAGTCATCCGTCTTTAGAGGTTCCTTACAGAGTCGTATTTGTACAAGTAAAGTTGGTGGCATTGAGTGTAAAATTGGTAATAGAACACATATAATATGTAAATCTCCCGATCAATGA